The genomic region CAGCGACTCCAAGTGGCGGTCGGTGCCACCCGCCTTGTACGCCGTGAGCCGCGCGGGAGTGAGCGTTTCCGCCGGAGCCGCGCCCAGGTCGAGCGTGACGCGATTGAAAAGCGCGTGATAGTCCGCAAGGTGCGCTGTCTTCAATCCATCGTAGCCGAGGGCCTGCGCGGCATTGAGGCGGGCGGCGACCGGCACCGCGGGATTGATGCCATTGCGGAAGGCCGGGGTGGTGGTGGCATCCAGCGCGTAGTCGGTGGCCGCGGCGTGGAGGATGACCAGCGAGTCGCAATTCTCCGCCCGCAGCGTGTTGCCGGAGACGGTCAAGGAACCACCCGTGTGGAGGACTCGGACCCGCGTGGCGTAGCGCAGGCCGTTGTTCGACAGTACGGCGGCGAAGCCGATCTCGCTGCCTGCAGCCACCGTGGTTTCCGCGTGGGCTCCCACGAGCCTGAAACTGGTGCTGATCTTCCCCGCTTGATCGGCCGAGAAACGGGTGGCGATGATCTGGTGCGGATGCGAGGCGAACGATTCACGGAGGAAATTCACTCCATTCCGTATCCAGGTCACGCGGTGGATGGAATCGGCGACATCGAGCGAGCGAACCAGATTGGCGGGTACTGCCGTGGTCAAAGCCGGCGTCAGCGTGATCTCCGCCACTTGGAAATGAGGGACCGCGGTATTCGGTGCGAAGACGAAGCGATAGTGCGTGTAGGCACCGGATGTCGCGGCGGTGAAGTTCACGGTCTGCTTCCGGTTCGGGAACGGCCACACCGGGGTGGTCGCCGCGCTGAGATTGCGGCTGTCGAGCTGGGTCCAGGAGCTGCCGTCATTCGAGCCCTCGAAGGTCCAGGTCTTCGGATCGCGGGCCGCCACGTCATTGGCCGAGGCCAGCGAGTAGCCGGTGAAGACCACTGGCGCCGGATAGGATGCCTGCCAGATGACGGTCTTGTTGAGGTGCTCGAAGCACCACTTGGTATCGACGCTGCCGTCCACGGACTTGGCGACCGTTTCGGTGGAGGAGGCCGCCATGTGGTCAGCCAGCGTGGGCCAGGACACCGTCGGGCCCGCGGCACCCTCCTCAAGGTAAAGGTCGCCGAAATTCTGATAGGCCCCGAACGAATTGACGTCATAGCCGCCGGAAGGATTGGCGCCGCCCGTCCAGAGGGTGATCTCGTTGAACTGCATCCGCTCGGCAAGTGGGCTGCCGTAGATCATCGCCCCAACCCGGCCATTGCCGATCGGCAGCGCCTGCGATTCCCAATCCGTCGCGGGAGTGGCGAAGCGGATTTCCAGCGGCCCGGCGAGCGCGGCGGCGGCGGCGACGAGCGAAGCCGCGAGGCAGCGATACAGAAAAGCGGAAAGGAACATCGATTCAGGTCAAATTGGAGAGCTTTGCGGAGCCGGTGCCCCGGCTGTATCCATTGTCGTCGGCATGGATTTTCATGGAGATCCTGGCAAGGCAAAGCCGCCAAGCCACGGCCACAGTGGCAGGAACATTACGTCACTCAATGGATATTTCTGTGCCATTTATTGATATAGAGAGACCCAATCGGCATTCCAAATGCTAACCCGCGCCCCGCTGAAGGGTCTCTCGGAATTCGTCGCAGCAAGTCAACCACCCCTCTCCCAGCGCCAACGGCGCGACATCCCTCAGCCCCGGGCAACGTCCATGGTGCCCGCGCGCGGATCATTGCGGCCTGAAGGGCCGCGAGACGGGCGGAGCGCACATCGTCATCGGGCGTGCATCTCCCCTAACAAGTTCGCACATGGGATGTGACCCAATGCCGCTTCCATCCTCTCCTAGTCTATCGGGCCTTCAGCCCTCCTTATGATCTGGATGGCAAACCACGCCCGTTGGGCGGGGCTGAGGGATTACGCCCCCTTGGGGCTTGGAGAATACCGGGTCGTTGACAGGACATCGTGCCGTTGGTGCGAGAAACCATAGACATTCACGCAATAGCCATGGTGTCGAAAATCGACCGGGGCTCCCGTCACAAACACAAGAACCATACCCCCAACGCAAAGGCCCCGACCCACACCGCGCCGATGTGCGCGAGGCCGAAGCTGCGGGCTCCCGGGGTCTCCGCGCGATGATCATGGTGCGGGCCGAAGAGCGCACCGTATTTCATCACAAGCCATCCTCCGAGGATGGTCCAGAAGACGAGGAATGCGACGATGATGAGCTTGATGACGAGTGGCATGGCGGACGAACCGACTCTGCCAGACTCCCCCGCAGTCGATAGGTACAGGTGAAAGAAAATCGCCGGAGTACAGAATCTGTACTGCATTCGTTTCGCGGCGGCTGTATCTGGCGGCGATGGCTAAACCGCCCAAGATCGTTGCCATGCCTACCGCTGCGCCGCTGCACCAGGAGCTTTCCGAAAAGCTCGCCGGATTGATTCGCGCCGGAACCTTTCCCGCGGGCTCGCGCTTTCCCTCAATCCGCCATACCAGCCGCGAGCACCGGGTTAGCATCTCGACGGTGATGGAGGCCTATCGGCACCTTGAGGACGAAGGCTTCATCGAAGCCCGCCCGCGCTCCGGCTACTTCGTCGCGCCCCCCAAGATCACGGCCGACCGCTTTCCCACGACAGCCACGCGCGCATCGAAGCCGCTGAAGGTCGGCTCGATCATCGAGGCGATCATGGACACCGCCGGCGACCCGGCCTTCGTGCCCTTTGCGACCGCGGCACCGGGCGACGGCATCGTGCCGGAGTCGAAGCTCGCCGGGATCACCCGCGAGGTAATGCGCAAGCACGGCGCAGAAGCCCTGCGCTATACACCGCCACAAGGCCGCCGCGAACTGCGCGCCGCGCTTTCCCGACGGCTCTTCGACATCGGCCTGAAGGTCGCACCGGATGAAATCATCACGACCCAAGGGGCCACCGAGGGCCTGCTGCTCGCCCTGCGCGCCACCACGAAAGCCGGCGATCTCGTAGCCGTGGAATCGCCCGCGTACTTCGGCACGCTCAATCTGGTCCGCGACCTTGGGCTGCGGGTCATCGAGATCCCCGTCGATCCACGCACTGGCCTCGTCGTCGAAGCCTTGGCCACGGCGTTGAAGAAGCACGCCATCGCCGCCTGCATCGTGCAGCCGCATTTCCAGAACCCGCTCGGCAGCGTGATGCCCGAGTCTAACAAAAAGGCGCTCGCCGCCCTCGCGGACAAGCACGGCTTCACGATCATCGAGGACGATGTCTATGGCGATCTCTCCCACGATGGAGTGCGCCCGCCCTCGATCGCCATCCACAGCGATCGCGTGATCCATTGCGGATCGGTATCGAAGACCATCGCCCCCGGCCTACGCGTCGGCTGGCTGGTGCCCGGTGCCCACCTCGCGGAAATCCGGCGCTTGAAAGGCATCCAATGCCCTTGGAATGGCACGCTCTCCGAACTCGTCATCGCCGGCTTCCTCGATGCCGGCGGATACGATCGCCACCTCCGCCGCATCCGCGGACTCTACGCCGGCCAATGCGCCCAGACGCGCGAGGCGGTGCTGCGGCACTTCCCCGACTACGCCCGCGTGAACCGCCCCGCCGGTGGCTTCGTGCTGTGGGTGGAAATGCCGGCTGGCTTCGACTCGCAGGCTTTCACCCAGGCCGCGCTGAAGAAAGGCATCAGCCTCTCGCCCGGGACCATCTTCTCCGCTTCCGGCGGCTTGAATCATTGCTTCCGCCTGAGCTGCGGCTTCGCCTTCGGCGAGCGCACGCTGGAAGCCATCGCCACTCTCGGCAAACTCGCACCGCATCACCGCTCGTGAACGCTTCCCGCAAAGGCATGCTCTTCGGGCTGGCGGGCGTGATGGCATTCGGCCTCACGCTGCCCGCCACGCGGCTGGCGGTGGCGTCACTCGATCCGGCCTTCGTCGGGCTCGGTCGTGCCGCGGTGGCAGCGTTGCCCGCGGCAATGTTGCTGTTTCTAACAAAGCAGCCATTCCCATCGCGCGATCAATGGCAGCGCCTCGCCATCGTCGTGCTCGGCGTAATCGTCGGCTTCCCGCTGTCGATCGGTTGGGCAATGCAACGCGTGGATGCCTCGCATGGCGGCGTGGTGCTCGGCCTGTTGCCGCTTGCCACCGCCTGCGCAGCCTTCCTCCGCGCGGGGGAAAATCCATCGCGGCGCTTCTGGGTATGCAGCCTGGCTGGCAGCGTCACCGTCGTTGCCTTCGCCCTTACCGCGAGCAGCGGCAAGCTGACTCCCGCGGATGGCGCGCTGCTATTGGCCGTCGCCTTCGCTGCGATCGGCTATGCCGAGGGCGGCCGGCTCGCACGCGAGCTGGGCGGCTGGCAGGTCATGTGCTGGTCGCTGGCGGCGGCGCTGCCCTTCATCCTCGGCCCGCTGATCTGGCTGGGACTTAACTACGGCGTCCATGGCACCACATCATCGTGGGCGGGTTTCGCTTACTTGAGCTTGGTCAGCTCCTTCCTCGGCATGTTCGCGTGGTATCAAGGTCTCGCCCTCGGTGGCGTGGCGAAGGTCGGCCAGATCCAGCTACTCCAGCCATTCTTCACCTTCCTCTTCGCGATGGCCTTCCTCGGCGAACGCTTCGGCTGGCAACCGGTCGCATGCGCGGCGCTGGTCGCCGGGCTCATCGCCCTTGGCCGCCGCGGCGCTGGTCCCAGAGGTACCAGCCTTCCACTTTCTCGCGCGCCCACGGTGTCTTCCGCAGAAACGTGAGGCTGGATTTGATGCTCGGGTTGTCGAGGAAGCACCTGACCCGGATCCGGCGACCCATCTCTTCCCAGCCGTAACGCTCCTGCAGCGTGCGGACGATGGTCTCCAGCGTCACGCCATGCAGCGGATCCCTCGGGTGCTCTCTCGATGGCGGTGGTTCCTCGCTCATGACTTACGACCCTCGTCGTACTCGTAGAAATCGAACATCGTCATCAGCTCCGCGCGGTCCGCGAAACCCCCATCGGCCTTGGCCTTCTCAAAGAACTCCGTGCCGCCGTCCTCATCGCGCCAACCGCGCTTGCAGGCGAAACCGTTCCACACCAGGTAGTCGATCGCATGCAGTCCGCGGCCTTCACCGAGACACCACGCGAGCGTATCCTCGTCGCTGGCCCCTCCGATAATGCGGGTTTTCACGTCCGCGTAGTCCACCCGGAGAAAGGCGCAAATCCGGCCATCGAACCCCTTCCCGAGGTAGCCGTGATAGTCCTGGCCGAGTTCCCCGGCGGCGTGCAGGCGGATCTTGTCGCACATCCGAGGGAAATAGACGAGTCCGCCGGTTTGATCGTAGGCGCTGCGGGGAAAGCGGGGCATGGCGGGATTCTCGCAGGATCAGGCCGCGGCGCAATTGTCATGACACACGCCTCGCGAGTGCGGCAGCTTCACCAAGAATCGACGCAAATCAGGAGCCTTGGGACCGGGCGACTGAAGACATCCAAGCATCCGATTTTCGGCGCGAAGGCCCGATCCCTTCAAAATTGGCGTTCATTCGCATCCATTCGCGGTTGATATCTCCAAATGCACCCGCGGGAAATCCGCTTGCCGGACCCCGCTGGCTCTGGTTCATTCCCGCCCGTTCCGCGAGGTAACGCCGATGTAGCTCAGGGGTAGAGCAGGTCATTCGTAATGATCAGGTCGGGGGTTCAAATCCCTTCATCGGCTCCACTTCCCACGCATTTTCCCGAAGGTGCGGGAATGCCGGGAGAGCCTCAGGGCTTGCAGACGCTACAGGTGCCGCCCGCCTTGCAGTGGCCGCAGTTTTTACAGTTCTTGCAGGCCGTGCATGTGCCCGTCGGAGAACATTTCGCGTTGGAATAATCGCCGCAGCACGCCGACACGGGCGCGGTCACGCGGGGAATGGACGAAGAGCACCCGGCCAACACGAGGGCGAGCAAGGGGAGGAATTTCATCGCTAGGACCCTAGCACGTGGGATGTGTTCACGCAATTCTTCTCACTTCAGGCCGAAGGGATTCGTCCCCTTCCCGCCCGCGGGTTCTACGATGCCCGTGCTACCGTCGGTCAGGTCGATCCGGCCGCCGGCTTGGCAGACGAGCTTGAGGCGGTCCGGCGAAAGGACCTCCACGGTCATGTCCTTGGCATCACGCTTCAGCGCGCTGATGCCCTTCGCCGCGAGCACGACCTCGCCGGCGTGCGGCGCGGTGAGGACGATCCAGCGGACATTCCCCTGCCCGGCGGCGGCATTGACCTCGAAGCCGCCCTCCGCCGTGAAGCCGCGGAAGACGGTCTTTTCCCACTTCGGCGACAGGGCGGGAAAAACGTGGATGATTCCATTCTGGCTGCGGAAGGCCATTTCCTGCAACGCGGTCGCACAGTGAAGCGGTGTCTCCATGACGGGTGCCGAGCCGCCTTCGCGGTAGAGCGTGTTCGCATCGACGAACTTCCGGAAGCCGTCGAGAAAGCCCTGCGCCCGTGCGCCATCGCCGAGGATCGCGGACATGGCGATGCCGCCGGTGAAGGAGTAGCCCAGCAGCGCGCCTTTCTTCGAGTGCCAATGGTCGAGGTTCGACTTGATCCACTCTGCGCCGTGGCTTTCCGGCGTCACGATCCCGTAGGGATAGATCATGAGCAGGTGCGACCAGTGGCGGTGGCTCTTTGCGTAAGGCATGCCGGCCCCGATGAAATACGAGTCCTCGTCCTTCGGGAAAGGGACCAGCTTCTCTAGGATGCGCCGCCACTCGGGGGCGAGCGGATCCTTCGCGCCGAACTTGCCATCCATCTCTAACAGCGTGCGGCAGCCCCACACGAGACCCGCAAGATCGTAGTTCGCATCGGCCGCCTCGCCATACTCGGGACTGTGGGTCTTCGGCAGGTGCAGCAGTCCATCCGGTCCCTCGGTGAGGAAATGCCGGTGGTAATTCACCGCGCGCTTGAGCAGCGGGAAGAGCTGTTCCTTGCCAATGCGCTCATCCATCGAGACGCGGTAGTGGCGATAGAGATTGTGGCAGATCCACAGCAGATTGCCGGCCTCCATGCCGATGTCGGCACGCTCGCGAATCGGCCGGCCACCCGGTTGGCCAGCCCAGCCGAAGAGGTCCGGCCCGGTATTGCGACAGAGGGCCGCGGAGTCGGCGCGATACTTCTCATCCACCGAGCGGATCATGCCATCGAGTCCCGCCGCGAGGTGCTTCGGCACGGACTCCGCCTCCGTGAAACGGCCGGACGAGTAGAAGGTCGAGTAGCTGAGCTGCACGTTCAGATTCCACCAGGTGGCGGCCCAGCCGGACGGTTGGAGCCACGGGCCGCTATTATCGATCAGGCCGCCCCCGGCCCGGGTAGCCGAGGCCATCTTGTAGATCTGGATCCAGTAGAAGGATTCCCAGTAGGGATCGCCAAAGCTGAAGAAGCTCTTGGGATACCACTGGTGCCACCACTCGCGGTGCGAGCTTTCGAGCGTGGCAAATGCAGCGGCCGCGGATTCCTTCACGAGACCTTGGGCCTCTGCAGCAGGAAGTTCCTTGGTGTCATAGGCCACGGTCCAAAATAGCTTGTTGTCCTTCTGCTCCCACGCCGTGACGTAGCCTCCGCCCGCGGCAAGCGATTGCCCAGAACGACCCTTGCTACGATCTCCCTCGTACTTCGCGGGTGGATTGGGAACGCGTTGGTTGCGGAACTCCGCGGACAAATTTTTCTCCCGGGGACTCACCGCTGGCTCGGCCACGAAGTCGAGCGTGGCTCCACCTTCACCCCCGCTTCGTTTCAGCTCGATGACGCCGGCCCCGTTCGTCGCGTGAATGAAGATCCGCCACGCGACCTCGCCGCGATCGGTGACCAGCTTGCCGCGCGCTTCGGCATTCCACAGGTCGATGCGCGCGGTGCTTTTCGCGGGGTCGATCTTTCCCTCCGTCTTCAACTCGAAGCGCCCGATCGGCAGGCGGCCGCGGTTCTGCACCTCGATCGCGTCCGGCACCTTGCCCTGCCACAGGTCATCGGTGCGGTGGTCGTGGACGCGATTGCTGCCCACTTGAAAACTGAGCGCATTTTCACCTGCCAGGCGGGCCATCATGCCAAGCTCGCCATTGCCCACGAAGGGAGCTTCCCACCACTCCTTGCCCATGCGGTTCCAGACCGGATCGTGGCCGCCGAGAAAGGCAGGCCAGTCGATCCTCTCTTCCAGGGCCGTAGCGGGGAGGAGTAGGGCAGCGATCAGAAATGCGGCGCGCAGGATCTTCATGGAACCGGTAGGCTGACAAACGCCGCCACAAAACGGCAAGCCACATTTGTCATACAAATTTATCCATGCGTCCCGACAGAGGGATTGCACGGGCGGGCGCTTCCGCTAGAGTGACTTGGCATGGACGCCGTTCTGGATCTCCCGCAAATCGGCGACCGGCACGCCTTCAATCTGGCGCGCTGGCAGGAGATTTGCGCCGACCCACAGGTGCGGGCAATCGCGGGCAGGGTCGAGTCGGACGCACACGGTCATATTCTCATGAGTCCACCCCCGGCATTCGAACATTCCCAATTCCAGTATCGGATCGCTCGGTTACTCGGCGAACTTCTTGGACATGACGGTGCATCAACGGAGTGCCCAGTCTCCACGACGAAGGGAATCCGGGGAGTCGATTCGGTCTGGATTTCAGAGGAACGACGGAAACAAGCACTTCGCAGCGGGGTCCTCTTCATCGCGCCGGAGATCTGCGTGGAAGTCCTATCGCCCGGCAACACCCGCAACGAAATGGAAGAGAAGCGTTCCCTTCTCTTCCAAGCCGGAGCCGACGAAGTCTGGTTCTGCGACACCAAGGGACGCATGTCTTTCTTTCTGCGCGACGCGCCCCTGGTGGCTGCCGAAAAGTCGCTCTATTGTCCGGGCTTCCCGGAGTCGATCGGGTAGGCAAAGCTCGGCCGTGCCCATCGCCATGCTCATCCTCGCCTGCGTCTTGTGGGCGGTCAGCTTTCCCGTCATCAAGGCGCTGGACCTGGAGCAAACCGCGCGCCTGCCGGAGGCCTCCAAGGTCTTCTTCGCCGCGTGGCTGCAGATGGCGCGCTTCGCCTTGGCCGCCGCGATCATGATCCCGCTGGTGGTAAGACAGTGGCCAACGCGCAAGGAGGTCATTCAGGGCACCTGGCTCGGCGCATGGGGCGGACTCGGCATGGCCCTGCAGGCATGGGGCCTCGGCTACACCGAGGCTTCCACCTCCGCCTTCCTCACCCAGGCCTACTGCGTGATCCTCCCGCTGGTGGCGTGCGTGAAAACGCGCCGCGCGCCGACGCTGAAGGTGGTGACCGCCACCGCGCTCGTCATCGTCGGCGGGGCGATTCTTTCCGGTGTGAGGCCCGGTGAATTGAAGATCGGCAAGGGCGAGGCCGCGACACTGGCCGCCGCCTTCATCTTCACCTTCCAGATCCTCACGCTGGAGAATCCGAAGTACGAGGGGAATCGTGGCTTGCCCGTCACTTTCGCGATGTGCGTGGCGATCGCGGCGATCTTCCTGCCCGTGAGTGCCTTCCTCGCCCCAGATGCCGCCCATCTGATCTCCCCTGCCGCATCGTGGCCGGCGATCACCTTGCTGCTGGTCCTCGCGCTGGTCTGCTCGGTGGGTGCCTATGGCCTGATGAATACTTGGCAACCTCGCGTCCCCGCCACCGAGGCCGGGCTGATCTACACCACCGAGCCGGTTTTCACCGCCGGGTTCGTGCTGTTCCTGCCAGTGATGTTAGGCCAACTTGTCGGCAGCAGCTATCCGAACGAATCCCTCACCTTCTCGCTGGTGGCGGGAGGTTCGCTGATCCTCGCCGCCAACCTCCTGATGCAATGGAAACGCCGACCCCACCCGCCCGCGATCGCTCCCGCACCCTGAAAGCCCTTCGCTTCATCGGCCGCAATCTGCTGCGGCTGCTGATGGTGGTTCCCGCGCTGTGGTGCTTCGGTGCGGTCAATTACGACGGCCCCTTTCCGGGCTCGGGCAATCTGGTCCTCGCCATCCTGTGGGCGGCACTCACGGTCTTCCTGCTGTTACGCGCCCGCTCAAAGCGCGACCGCTGGCTGTCCTTCGCTGGCGCGCTGGCGCTGGTCATTCTGCCATGGTCATTCAAGCAGCCGCGCAACGACCGCAACTGGTCGCCGGAATACGCCCGCACCGCGAATGCCACGGTGGAGGGCGACACGGTCACCTTCACGAATTTCCGCAACTTCGACTACAAGCTCGATGGCACCATCACCGAACGCTGGGAGACCCGCACCGTCCACCTCTCGAAGCTGCGCGGCATCGACTTCTTCCTCAACTACTGGGGCTCGCCCTTGATCGCGCACCCGATCTTTTCCTTCGACTTCGGCGATGAAGGACACATCGCCTTCTCCATCGAGACCCGCCGGGAAAAAGGCGAGACCTACACCACACTCGGCGGGCTCTACAAACTCTACGAGCTGAGCTATCTGGTCGGTGATGAGCGCGACTTCGTCCGCGTCCGCACCAATATCCGCAAGGACGAGGATGCATATCTTTTCCGGCTCGCTACCACGCCGGAAAACGCGCGGGTGCGCTTCCTCGAATACGTCAGCCAGATCCAAGAGCTCGCCGCCAAGCCGCGCTTCTACAACGTGCTCACCGCGAACTGCACCACCGCCATCCGCTCGCAGGTCCACATCAAGAAGAAGACCGTCCCGGACCTGCGGCTGCTGCTGAATGGCAAGCTCGACGAGATGTTCGCCGAGCACGGCCTGTTCGCGGTGAAGGACCTCCCCCTTGCCGAACTCAAGCAGCGCGGCCATGTCGATGAGCGCGCCATGGAGGCACAAGATGACCCGGAGTTTTCGAAAAAAATCCGGCAAAATGTGCCGGGATTTGCTCCGTAAGTCTGCATTTTATGCAAAGATGTAAAATTGGGTTTTCCTAAGGAAATCGTTGGGTATGAGTGAGGTGCTCCTCATTCCTTCCCATGAAACTCCGCCATCACCTCCCGGCCATGGCGCTGCTCGGCCTCACCAGCAGTGCCTTCGCGCTCAAAATCGAGTTCCGCTACGATTACGACACCAACGGCTTCTTCAACAGCGCCGCAGCCAAGGCCGCGCTCGAAGCAGCCGCTGACTTTTACGAGCCGCTG from Luteolibacter arcticus harbors:
- a CDS encoding PLP-dependent aminotransferase family protein, translated to MAKPPKIVAMPTAAPLHQELSEKLAGLIRAGTFPAGSRFPSIRHTSREHRVSISTVMEAYRHLEDEGFIEARPRSGYFVAPPKITADRFPTTATRASKPLKVGSIIEAIMDTAGDPAFVPFATAAPGDGIVPESKLAGITREVMRKHGAEALRYTPPQGRRELRAALSRRLFDIGLKVAPDEIITTQGATEGLLLALRATTKAGDLVAVESPAYFGTLNLVRDLGLRVIEIPVDPRTGLVVEALATALKKHAIAACIVQPHFQNPLGSVMPESNKKALAALADKHGFTIIEDDVYGDLSHDGVRPPSIAIHSDRVIHCGSVSKTIAPGLRVGWLVPGAHLAEIRRLKGIQCPWNGTLSELVIAGFLDAGGYDRHLRRIRGLYAGQCAQTREAVLRHFPDYARVNRPAGGFVLWVEMPAGFDSQAFTQAALKKGISLSPGTIFSASGGLNHCFRLSCGFAFGERTLEAIATLGKLAPHHRS
- a CDS encoding DMT family transporter, with the protein product MNASRKGMLFGLAGVMAFGLTLPATRLAVASLDPAFVGLGRAAVAALPAAMLLFLTKQPFPSRDQWQRLAIVVLGVIVGFPLSIGWAMQRVDASHGGVVLGLLPLATACAAFLRAGENPSRRFWVCSLAGSVTVVAFALTASSGKLTPADGALLLAVAFAAIGYAEGGRLARELGGWQVMCWSLAAALPFILGPLIWLGLNYGVHGTTSSWAGFAYLSLVSSFLGMFAWYQGLALGGVAKVGQIQLLQPFFTFLFAMAFLGERFGWQPVACAALVAGLIALGRRGAGPRGTSLPLSRAPTVSSAET
- a CDS encoding VF530 family protein, translated to MSEEPPPSREHPRDPLHGVTLETIVRTLQERYGWEEMGRRIRVRCFLDNPSIKSSLTFLRKTPWAREKVEGWYLWDQRRGGQGR
- a CDS encoding DUF5069 domain-containing protein, coding for MPRFPRSAYDQTGGLVYFPRMCDKIRLHAAGELGQDYHGYLGKGFDGRICAFLRVDYADVKTRIIGGASDEDTLAWCLGEGRGLHAIDYLVWNGFACKRGWRDEDGGTEFFEKAKADGGFADRAELMTMFDFYEYDEGRKS
- a CDS encoding glycosyl hydrolase family 95 catalytic domain-containing protein, whose amino-acid sequence is MKILRAAFLIAALLLPATALEERIDWPAFLGGHDPVWNRMGKEWWEAPFVGNGELGMMARLAGENALSFQVGSNRVHDHRTDDLWQGKVPDAIEVQNRGRLPIGRFELKTEGKIDPAKSTARIDLWNAEARGKLVTDRGEVAWRIFIHATNGAGVIELKRSGGEGGATLDFVAEPAVSPREKNLSAEFRNQRVPNPPAKYEGDRSKGRSGQSLAAGGGYVTAWEQKDNKLFWTVAYDTKELPAAEAQGLVKESAAAAFATLESSHREWWHQWYPKSFFSFGDPYWESFYWIQIYKMASATRAGGGLIDNSGPWLQPSGWAATWWNLNVQLSYSTFYSSGRFTEAESVPKHLAAGLDGMIRSVDEKYRADSAALCRNTGPDLFGWAGQPGGRPIRERADIGMEAGNLLWICHNLYRHYRVSMDERIGKEQLFPLLKRAVNYHRHFLTEGPDGLLHLPKTHSPEYGEAADANYDLAGLVWGCRTLLEMDGKFGAKDPLAPEWRRILEKLVPFPKDEDSYFIGAGMPYAKSHRHWSHLLMIYPYGIVTPESHGAEWIKSNLDHWHSKKGALLGYSFTGGIAMSAILGDGARAQGFLDGFRKFVDANTLYREGGSAPVMETPLHCATALQEMAFRSQNGIIHVFPALSPKWEKTVFRGFTAEGGFEVNAAAGQGNVRWIVLTAPHAGEVVLAAKGISALKRDAKDMTVEVLSPDRLKLVCQAGGRIDLTDGSTGIVEPAGGKGTNPFGLK
- a CDS encoding Uma2 family endonuclease; its protein translation is MDAVLDLPQIGDRHAFNLARWQEICADPQVRAIAGRVESDAHGHILMSPPPAFEHSQFQYRIARLLGELLGHDGASTECPVSTTKGIRGVDSVWISEERRKQALRSGVLFIAPEICVEVLSPGNTRNEMEEKRSLLFQAGADEVWFCDTKGRMSFFLRDAPLVAAEKSLYCPGFPESIG
- a CDS encoding DMT family transporter; the protein is MPIAMLILACVLWAVSFPVIKALDLEQTARLPEASKVFFAAWLQMARFALAAAIMIPLVVRQWPTRKEVIQGTWLGAWGGLGMALQAWGLGYTEASTSAFLTQAYCVILPLVACVKTRRAPTLKVVTATALVIVGGAILSGVRPGELKIGKGEAATLAAAFIFTFQILTLENPKYEGNRGLPVTFAMCVAIAAIFLPVSAFLAPDAAHLISPAASWPAITLLLVLALVCSVGAYGLMNTWQPRVPATEAGLIYTTEPVFTAGFVLFLPVMLGQLVGSSYPNESLTFSLVAGGSLILAANLLMQWKRRPHPPAIAPAP
- a CDS encoding Lnb N-terminal periplasmic domain-containing protein — translated: METPTPPARDRSRTLKALRFIGRNLLRLLMVVPALWCFGAVNYDGPFPGSGNLVLAILWAALTVFLLLRARSKRDRWLSFAGALALVILPWSFKQPRNDRNWSPEYARTANATVEGDTVTFTNFRNFDYKLDGTITERWETRTVHLSKLRGIDFFLNYWGSPLIAHPIFSFDFGDEGHIAFSIETRREKGETYTTLGGLYKLYELSYLVGDERDFVRVRTNIRKDEDAYLFRLATTPENARVRFLEYVSQIQELAAKPRFYNVLTANCTTAIRSQVHIKKKTVPDLRLLLNGKLDEMFAEHGLFAVKDLPLAELKQRGHVDERAMEAQDDPEFSKKIRQNVPGFAP